In one Pirellulales bacterium genomic region, the following are encoded:
- a CDS encoding dipeptide ABC transporter ATP-binding protein — protein sequence MPTPLVEAIHLKQYFPVRRGVLSRTVGYVQAVDDISFQIAEGETLGLVGETGCGKTTAGRTLLRLLQPSAGAIRFEGHDVTHLRGRNLRDLRRNLQIVFQDPFGSLNPRMTVQSIVEEGLVVHGVGNRADRAEKVRQTLEQVGLDPRYMNRYPHEFSGGQRQRLSVARALALHPRFLVLDEPISALDVSIQSQIINLLVDLRERFKLTYLFISHDLSVVQYISDRVAVMYLGEIVETAPSSRLYGQPLHPYTQALLSAIPTMDPARRRKRIVLQGDVPSPINPPSGCRFHPRCPLAMDICRTTPPRELDFAGHKVRCHAVEQLASSTSDPAALSAAISQQMAETQKKEPSPVGG from the coding sequence ATGCCGACACCGCTGGTTGAAGCGATCCACCTGAAGCAATACTTTCCCGTGCGCCGCGGCGTGTTGTCGCGCACCGTCGGATACGTTCAGGCGGTCGATGATATTTCCTTTCAGATCGCCGAGGGTGAAACGCTTGGCCTGGTCGGCGAAACCGGCTGCGGCAAAACGACCGCCGGCCGCACGCTTTTGCGGCTCTTGCAGCCGTCGGCCGGGGCGATCCGCTTCGAAGGGCACGATGTCACCCATCTGCGAGGCCGCAACCTGCGCGACCTGCGGCGGAACCTGCAAATCGTTTTTCAGGATCCGTTCGGTTCGCTCAATCCACGCATGACGGTGCAAAGCATCGTCGAAGAAGGGCTGGTGGTGCACGGCGTGGGCAATCGAGCCGACCGCGCCGAGAAAGTGCGGCAAACGCTCGAGCAAGTCGGCCTCGACCCGCGCTACATGAACCGCTACCCGCACGAGTTTTCCGGCGGCCAACGGCAGCGGCTCAGTGTCGCCCGGGCACTGGCGTTGCATCCCCGATTCTTGGTGCTCGACGAACCGATTTCGGCCTTGGATGTTTCGATTCAATCGCAGATTATCAACTTGCTCGTCGATTTGCGCGAGCGGTTCAAGCTGACGTATCTGTTCATTTCGCACGATTTGTCGGTCGTGCAATATATTTCCGACCGCGTCGCAGTGATGTATCTGGGGGAAATTGTCGAGACCGCTCCGAGCAGTCGGCTTTATGGCCAGCCGCTGCATCCCTATACGCAAGCGCTGCTCTCGGCGATACCCACGATGGATCCGGCGCGGCGGCGGAAGCGAATCGTGTTGCAAGGCGATGTTCCCAGCCCGATCAATCCGCCCTCGGGCTGCCGTTTCCATCCTCGTTGCCCGTTGGCGATGGACATCTGCCGCACGACGCCTCCGAGGGAACTGGATTTCGCGGGCCACAAGGTGCGCTGCCACGCCGTCGAGCAACTCGCCTCCAGCACATCCGATCCGGCCGCTCTTTCCGCGGCGATTTCGCAGCAGATGGCTGAAACTCAGAAAAAAGAGCCGAGCCCGGTCGGCGGATGA
- a CDS encoding ABC transporter ATP-binding protein yields the protein MSDALIEIEHLKTYFHTDEGVVKAVDDVSLRIPRGKTLGVVGESGSGKSVTALSVIRLVAFPGRIAGGRITMYADGRPLVLSQMDEPEMRKIRGARIAMIFQEPMTSLNPVFTVGQQIAEAVRLHQGVGRHEARKRAVEMLRQVKIPAPERRIDEYPHQLSGGMRQRVMIAMALSCHPALLIADEPTTALDVTIQAQILDLLRQLQSELGMSILMITHDLGIIAEMADEVAVMYASKVVERAAVKELFARPLHPYTVGLFQSRPEPGKSKHERLNTIPGMVPSPLHFPSGCKFHTRCPYRQDICRTEEPELREITPGQFARCHFAGEIDFESTKDKWRTIPAE from the coding sequence ATGTCCGACGCCTTGATCGAAATCGAGCATCTCAAAACCTATTTCCACACCGACGAAGGCGTGGTGAAGGCGGTTGATGATGTTTCGCTGCGCATCCCACGCGGCAAGACGCTGGGCGTGGTCGGCGAAAGCGGCAGCGGAAAATCGGTCACCGCGCTTTCGGTCATTCGGCTCGTGGCGTTTCCCGGCCGGATTGCCGGCGGTCGGATCACGATGTATGCCGACGGCCGCCCGCTCGTGCTATCGCAAATGGACGAGCCGGAAATGCGCAAGATTCGCGGTGCCCGGATCGCCATGATCTTTCAAGAGCCGATGACCTCGCTGAATCCCGTGTTCACCGTCGGGCAGCAGATTGCCGAAGCCGTGCGGCTGCATCAAGGCGTCGGGCGGCATGAAGCGCGCAAGCGAGCGGTCGAAATGCTCCGCCAGGTGAAAATTCCCGCCCCCGAGCGGCGCATCGATGAATATCCGCACCAGCTTTCGGGCGGAATGCGGCAACGCGTGATGATCGCCATGGCGCTCTCCTGCCATCCGGCATTATTGATCGCCGACGAGCCGACGACGGCCCTCGATGTGACCATCCAGGCCCAAATCCTCGATCTCTTGCGGCAATTGCAGAGCGAGCTGGGCATGTCGATTTTGATGATCACGCACGATCTCGGCATCATCGCTGAAATGGCTGATGAAGTGGCCGTGATGTATGCATCGAAGGTCGTCGAGCGGGCAGCGGTGAAAGAGTTGTTCGCCCGGCCGTTGCACCCGTATACGGTCGGTCTGTTTCAATCGCGTCCGGAGCCTGGAAAATCCAAGCACGAGCGGCTCAACACGATTCCGGGCATGGTGCCCAGTCCGCTGCACTTTCCCTCCGGCTGCAAATTCCACACGCGCTGCCCCTATCGCCAGGACATTTGCCGCACGGAAGAGCCGGAGCTGCGCGAGATCACGCCCGGCCAGTTCGCGCGCTGCCATTTCGCCGGCGAGATCGATTTTGAAAGCACCAAAGACAAATGGCGTACCATCCCGGCTGAATGA
- a CDS encoding ABC transporter permease: protein MREGEAYLDIVWRQFKKNRLAYVCLWLVGGLMLQAIFAPLIASNVPFVFHDGQKTIYPWFYHIFHPSQAIDTVFNMAMVGFLPWLLVAILSNWSAWLGGWSGRKRLALVAIEAFVVWAAMMTVAYTPGLHPGDPYGERDFPTDVSQNPQQYHGLFAPLPFGPAEIDLPSRLQPPHLSPHPPEKITKFNEQYTHWLGTNFNGEDVLTEMLYGTRISMTVGVVAVSIYLTIGIIIGSVAGYFGGLMDLVLSRIIEIVLLFPTLFLILTLVALLGQSAQASEQGGKRIYIAMVVIGITGWTGIARLTRGEVLKQRSLDYTLAARALGASHWRVLFRHILPNSLSPALVSIPFGISGAIVTEATLSLLGFGAEPGQPSWGALLRVAYDNNHSWWMAVFPSLAIFFTLTVFNLVGNGLRDAMDPRLRI, encoded by the coding sequence ATGAGGGAAGGAGAAGCCTATCTCGATATCGTCTGGCGGCAATTCAAGAAGAATCGGCTGGCCTACGTTTGCCTGTGGCTGGTCGGCGGCTTGATGCTGCAGGCGATTTTTGCCCCGCTGATCGCCTCGAATGTGCCGTTCGTGTTCCACGACGGCCAAAAGACGATTTACCCGTGGTTCTACCACATCTTCCATCCGTCGCAGGCCATCGACACCGTGTTCAACATGGCGATGGTGGGATTTCTGCCATGGCTCCTGGTGGCGATTCTCAGCAATTGGTCGGCGTGGCTGGGCGGATGGTCGGGGCGTAAACGGCTGGCGCTGGTGGCGATCGAAGCCTTCGTCGTCTGGGCCGCGATGATGACCGTGGCCTACACCCCAGGGCTGCATCCGGGCGATCCGTATGGCGAACGGGATTTTCCCACCGACGTGTCGCAGAACCCGCAGCAATACCACGGGCTGTTCGCGCCGTTGCCGTTCGGTCCGGCCGAAATCGATTTGCCCTCGCGGCTCCAGCCGCCCCATTTGTCGCCGCATCCGCCCGAGAAAATCACGAAATTCAACGAGCAATATACGCACTGGCTCGGCACGAATTTCAACGGCGAAGATGTGCTGACCGAAATGCTCTACGGCACGCGGATTTCAATGACGGTCGGGGTGGTAGCCGTCAGCATTTATCTGACGATCGGCATCATCATCGGTTCGGTGGCGGGCTATTTCGGCGGCCTGATGGATTTGGTCCTGTCGCGGATCATCGAAATCGTGCTCTTGTTTCCCACGCTGTTTCTCATTCTGACGCTCGTCGCATTGCTCGGCCAAAGCGCGCAAGCCAGCGAGCAAGGTGGCAAGCGGATTTATATCGCGATGGTGGTGATCGGCATCACGGGCTGGACCGGCATCGCGCGCCTGACGCGCGGCGAAGTGCTCAAGCAGCGCTCGCTTGATTACACGCTGGCCGCCCGAGCGCTCGGAGCGTCGCATTGGCGCGTGCTGTTCCGACACATCTTGCCCAATTCGCTTTCGCCGGCCTTGGTGTCGATCCCCTTCGGCATTTCAGGGGCCATCGTCACCGAGGCGACGCTCAGCCTGCTCGGTTTCGGCGCCGAACCGGGTCAGCCAAGTTGGGGCGCGCTGCTGCGCGTGGCTTACGACAACAACCATTCCTGGTGGATGGCCGTGTTCCCCTCGCTGGCCATCTTTTTCACGCTCACGGTCTTCAATCTTGTCGGCAACGGCCTGCGCGACGCCATGGACCCCCGCCTGCGAATATGA
- a CDS encoding ABC transporter permease subunit produces MIPTLFGITIVSFCIMQLAPGDPVANQLSSGNAPQGGETSEMYELRKRELHLDKPLVLNFRYFRNYRDSVRAAAFYEARSNEQVRADLKDLAAAEKDPAANPPAAERLRFLRSLKIPDFKSRLAHPDQWERLPPLIEHFVSTFCSDIGSVGVGPAIAILDDPQSDMTLRIGAVRCLARMVSRPFAFTYPIHPVEEESQPIMDAWRIWWNRHRASLPKPDAEATKYFDEAMKQMVISRDNLFAQIDQIADSDYLPVAPAYFAERLLGQGTLADKVAASTILKQLVPEPLKYDLPIDASAKDVDEATAVWLEHYKLHQAEYEPSLGKKLWAIVADTQYAYMVVRLVTFHFGESALKTREPVGGKIWEAFIVSAPLMFMSGFLIYLIAVPLGILCGVYRGRALDKGISLGLFILYSIPAFVAGMMFLVFFCYGDYLKWFPALDLHSENADAMSFVPYMLDYFWHAFLPVVCLSLFSLAAMAMYARSSVLDVINQDYVRTARAKGVSGPKVIVKHVMRNAMIPILTLFSNFLPELLGGSVLVEFLFNIPGMGRLGLTSIEQKDIPTLMALLYIEAIVTLISFLITDFLYVVVDPRISFGGKGDAA; encoded by the coding sequence ATGATTCCGACCTTGTTCGGAATCACGATCGTTTCGTTCTGCATCATGCAACTGGCCCCCGGCGATCCGGTGGCGAACCAGTTGAGCAGCGGCAATGCCCCGCAAGGGGGCGAAACCTCCGAGATGTATGAGCTTCGCAAGCGCGAGCTGCATCTCGACAAACCGCTGGTGTTGAATTTCCGCTACTTCCGCAATTATCGCGATAGCGTCCGCGCCGCCGCGTTCTACGAAGCGCGCTCCAACGAACAGGTTCGCGCCGATTTGAAAGACCTTGCCGCGGCGGAAAAGGATCCGGCCGCGAATCCCCCGGCCGCCGAGCGCTTGAGATTTCTACGGTCGCTGAAGATTCCCGATTTCAAATCGCGGCTCGCGCACCCCGATCAATGGGAACGGCTGCCGCCGCTCATCGAGCATTTTGTCAGCACCTTTTGCAGCGATATCGGATCGGTCGGCGTCGGCCCGGCGATCGCGATCCTCGACGATCCCCAATCGGATATGACGCTGCGAATCGGCGCCGTGCGTTGCCTGGCGCGGATGGTATCGCGGCCATTTGCCTTTACCTATCCGATCCATCCGGTCGAGGAAGAATCGCAGCCGATCATGGATGCTTGGCGCATCTGGTGGAATCGCCATCGAGCGTCGTTGCCCAAGCCGGACGCCGAGGCAACAAAATATTTCGATGAAGCGATGAAGCAGATGGTGATCTCGCGCGACAATCTGTTCGCCCAGATCGACCAGATCGCCGACAGCGATTATTTGCCGGTCGCGCCGGCTTATTTTGCCGAACGGCTGTTGGGCCAGGGCACGCTCGCCGACAAAGTCGCGGCTTCGACGATTCTCAAGCAGCTTGTCCCCGAGCCGCTCAAATACGATTTGCCGATCGACGCGTCGGCGAAAGACGTCGACGAAGCGACGGCCGTCTGGTTGGAGCATTACAAGCTGCACCAAGCCGAATACGAGCCCAGCCTGGGAAAGAAGCTTTGGGCCATCGTAGCCGACACGCAATATGCCTACATGGTCGTTCGGCTAGTCACGTTTCACTTCGGCGAATCGGCGCTAAAAACTCGCGAACCGGTCGGCGGCAAGATTTGGGAAGCCTTTATCGTTTCCGCGCCGCTGATGTTCATGTCGGGATTTCTGATTTATCTGATTGCCGTGCCGCTGGGAATCCTTTGCGGCGTGTATCGCGGCCGAGCGCTCGACAAGGGAATTTCGCTCGGACTGTTCATCCTCTATTCGATTCCGGCATTCGTGGCCGGCATGATGTTCCTGGTGTTTTTCTGCTACGGCGATTATCTGAAATGGTTTCCGGCGCTCGACCTGCATTCGGAAAACGCCGATGCGATGTCGTTCGTGCCCTACATGCTCGACTATTTCTGGCATGCGTTCTTGCCGGTCGTGTGCTTGTCGCTTTTCAGCCTGGCGGCCATGGCCATGTATGCCCGCTCGAGCGTGCTGGACGTGATCAATCAAGACTACGTGCGCACGGCGCGGGCCAAGGGCGTGTCGGGGCCGAAGGTGATCGTCAAGCATGTGATGCGCAATGCGATGATCCCGATTCTCACGCTGTTCTCGAATTTCTTGCCGGAATTGCTCGGCGGCAGTGTGCTCGTCGAATTTTTGTTCAATATTCCCGGCATGGGTCGCCTCGGGCTGACATCGATCGAACAGAAAGATATTCCGACGCTGATGGCCCTGCTCTACATCGAAGCGATCGTCACGTTGATTAGCTTCCTGATTACCGATTTTCTCTATGTCGTCGTCGATCCGCGGATCAGCTTCGGCGGCAAGGGAGACGCGGCATGA
- a CDS encoding ABC transporter substrate-binding protein produces the protein MNIRLWLAGGTLAIAIIAAVGFFSSTDRSVAIADEPSAAAASLKPGNGFMNQSPVPAPNREIAPGGRAPVDDDTLLLAYPDDPDTVNPITANDTVSEALMREVYESLAEREYSNPDVFKPMLAESWEYDAANREYTIHLRKGVKWQPITLPSGKELPPTEVTARDVKFTFDVILNKYIEDASQRSYYEDHDAADKEHPYKIKVSLVPGDKYAVKIKWLKPYFQADEFTLGVAIIPRHVFSVDRNGDRISLDVSSEEFAKGFNHHWCNQQMCGTGPLIFKQWKKNERVVLERNPNYWGAPFYFSKLVYRCISNPNTSLQEMLQNRLDWSAISEKDLYFQSLDNPNVVAGKVKPVAYDYPAYRYIGYNEKREFFKDKRVRWAMSHAVPVDEIIQTIYHGLATRISGPFLPGSPSNDPALKPIDFDLDKARALLDEAGWKVPEGESIRKKTIDGSPVDAAFQLLIIADSPSFESIATIFKDNCRRIGVRVEIMPAKWSLMLDKMNKKDFDAVILGWAMAWKDDPYQIWDSSQAEVPNSSNSIGYQNTEADKIIADLRVTMDPAKQTDLYRRFDRIIYDDQPYTFLFEDKATAGYDARLKNVNFYKIRPCIDIREWYSTKPRMLGE, from the coding sequence ATGAACATTCGCCTTTGGCTGGCCGGCGGCACGCTGGCAATCGCTATCATCGCGGCCGTTGGCTTCTTCTCGTCGACGGATCGCTCCGTTGCCATCGCCGATGAGCCGAGCGCCGCTGCGGCATCACTAAAGCCGGGCAACGGGTTCATGAACCAATCGCCCGTGCCGGCGCCGAACCGGGAGATCGCGCCCGGCGGAAGGGCTCCGGTCGACGACGACACATTGCTGCTGGCTTATCCTGACGACCCGGACACGGTCAACCCGATCACCGCCAACGACACGGTCAGCGAGGCGCTCATGCGCGAGGTCTACGAATCGCTGGCCGAACGCGAATACAGCAATCCCGACGTGTTCAAGCCGATGCTGGCCGAATCATGGGAATACGACGCCGCGAACCGTGAATACACGATCCATCTTCGCAAGGGGGTGAAATGGCAGCCGATCACGCTGCCCAGCGGCAAGGAATTGCCGCCGACCGAGGTGACCGCCCGCGACGTGAAATTCACGTTCGACGTGATTCTTAACAAATACATCGAAGACGCCTCCCAGCGCAGCTACTACGAAGACCACGATGCCGCGGACAAGGAGCATCCGTACAAGATCAAGGTGTCGCTTGTGCCGGGTGACAAATATGCGGTGAAAATCAAATGGCTAAAACCCTATTTTCAAGCCGACGAATTCACGCTCGGCGTCGCCATCATTCCACGGCACGTGTTCTCCGTCGATCGCAACGGCGATCGGATCTCGCTCGATGTCTCGTCGGAGGAATTCGCCAAGGGATTCAATCATCATTGGTGCAATCAGCAGATGTGCGGCACCGGTCCGCTGATCTTCAAGCAATGGAAAAAGAACGAGCGCGTCGTGCTCGAGCGGAATCCCAACTATTGGGGCGCACCATTCTATTTCAGCAAGTTGGTCTATCGCTGCATCAGCAACCCGAACACATCGCTCCAGGAAATGTTGCAGAATCGCTTGGACTGGTCGGCCATTTCGGAAAAGGATTTGTATTTCCAGAGTCTGGATAATCCGAATGTCGTCGCCGGCAAGGTCAAGCCCGTCGCCTACGATTATCCGGCCTACCGTTATATCGGTTACAACGAAAAACGCGAATTCTTCAAAGACAAACGGGTTCGCTGGGCCATGAGCCATGCCGTGCCCGTCGATGAAATCATTCAAACGATCTATCATGGCCTGGCCACGCGAATCTCGGGTCCGTTCTTGCCTGGAAGCCCGAGCAACGATCCCGCGCTGAAGCCGATCGATTTCGATTTGGACAAGGCGCGTGCCTTGTTGGACGAGGCGGGCTGGAAAGTGCCCGAAGGGGAATCGATCCGCAAGAAAACGATCGATGGTTCGCCTGTCGATGCGGCGTTTCAGCTCCTGATTATTGCCGACAGCCCCAGCTTCGAAAGCATCGCCACGATCTTCAAGGATAATTGCCGCAGGATCGGCGTGCGTGTCGAGATTATGCCGGCCAAGTGGTCGCTGATGCTGGACAAGATGAACAAGAAGGACTTTGACGCAGTCATCCTCGGCTGGGCCATGGCATGGAAGGACGATCCCTATCAGATTTGGGATAGCAGCCAGGCCGAGGTGCCCAACAGCTCGAATTCGATCGGCTATCAGAACACGGAAGCGGATAAGATCATCGCCGACTTGCGCGTGACGATGGATCCCGCCAAGCAAACCGATTTGTATCGCAGGTTCGATCGAATCATCTACGACGATCAACCGTACACGTTTCTGTTCGAGGACAAGGCGACGGCCGGCTACGACGCTCGGCTCAAGAACGTCAACTTCTACAAGATTCGACCCTGCATCGACATCCGAGAATGGTATTCGACGAAGCCGCGAATGCTGGGCGAATGA
- a CDS encoding YihY/virulence factor BrkB family protein → MLLRWITRRFWPRLWAAASKWVEDDGPTWAASLGYYAAFSFFPLILMLISIAGFAMKFSHQAQLREMQFVEIIGQQTSKQLAEQVGKLLSGVKSNAPVSGPLGLATLVFAAIGIFTQLESAFGRIWHVENDPNQKTGVWAVVVNALYVRLRAFLMLLATGGLVLLAFIASIVVSAIGHHASEVPMGPTLFRLVPIAVGAGLNTLCFTLLYRFLPKRRVLWRHAVSGALVAGIAWEIGRQLLSLFLIGGSYSAYGVVGSLIVLMLWCNYGSIVLLLGAEYVEISGREAKTAGDRSQMPAAPAGKS, encoded by the coding sequence ATGTTGCTCCGTTGGATTACACGCCGATTCTGGCCGAGGCTTTGGGCCGCGGCGAGTAAATGGGTCGAGGACGATGGGCCGACTTGGGCGGCCTCACTCGGCTATTATGCCGCGTTTTCCTTTTTCCCCCTCATCTTGATGCTGATTTCCATCGCCGGTTTCGCGATGAAGTTTTCGCATCAGGCCCAATTAAGGGAAATGCAATTCGTTGAAATCATCGGGCAACAAACCTCGAAGCAGTTGGCCGAGCAGGTCGGCAAATTGCTCAGCGGCGTGAAATCGAATGCCCCCGTCAGCGGGCCGCTCGGCTTGGCCACCTTGGTGTTCGCGGCGATCGGCATCTTTACTCAATTGGAGTCGGCCTTTGGACGCATTTGGCATGTCGAAAATGATCCGAATCAAAAGACCGGCGTTTGGGCCGTCGTCGTCAATGCTCTTTACGTCCGCCTGCGGGCTTTTCTCATGCTGCTGGCGACGGGCGGCTTGGTGTTGCTCGCCTTCATCGCCTCGATCGTCGTTTCGGCCATTGGGCATCATGCCAGCGAAGTGCCAATGGGGCCGACACTCTTTCGCCTTGTCCCGATCGCGGTCGGAGCCGGGTTGAATACGCTTTGCTTCACGCTGCTCTATCGCTTTCTGCCGAAGCGACGAGTGCTCTGGCGGCATGCCGTTAGCGGAGCCCTGGTGGCCGGCATTGCTTGGGAAATCGGCCGGCAATTGCTGTCCCTGTTTCTCATCGGCGGCAGTTATTCGGCGTATGGCGTCGTCGGTTCGTTGATCGTGCTGATGCTGTGGTGCAATTACGGCAGCATCGTGCTTCTGCTGGGGGCCGAATATGTCGAAATCAGTGGGCGCGAAGCCAAAACCGCCGGCGACCGCAGCCAGATGCCCGCAGCGCCAGCTGGGAAGTCTTGA
- a CDS encoding 2-oxoglutarate dehydrogenase E1 component: MNDVDQPVNSLSLSFEEALYANYVRDPDSVSPDWRQYFEELSRGDRLANGAGSNGREDANGHGENGAVANGDSALAGNGHKLRLGPQFRPGSLFAAPPRKRASIGQPPAASPPVAVRAAGAATALSKPSGGLPGTPLAASAPDDVAILQDRVDQLIRAYRVRGHMVANIDPLGRPRPELPELDPRTYGFTEADMNRTFSTDTIEGPQVMTLRRILERLWNTYCRSIGVQFMHMDDFAVRQWLQVRMEGSENRLTLSRREQYRILMHLTNAAVFEEFIQKRFLGAKSFSLEGAETLIPLLEMAIERAGEQRTDEIVLAMAHRGRLNVLANIMGKSPQQIFREFADIDPELHIGRGDVKYHLGHSTDWVTSGGKKVHLSLCFNPSHLEFVDPVAIGRVRAKQDRVDDLRRRRGLCLLIHGDAAFAGEGIIQETLNLSQLQAYTIGGTLHVVVNNQIGFTTSPSEARSSTYATDVAKMLQIPIFHVNGEDPEAVAQVVRLAMDFRREFQRDVVIDMYCYRRRGHNEGDEPAFTQPELYRAIEKHKSVHESYLDRMLELGGISREEAEHVSNLQRERLEKELSVAKSDAYVPRSDIAGFWAFYIGGREREAAECDTGLKESMLRELLEKQARAPADFHPHPKIRRLLDLRHEMATGSKPLDWAAGEALALASLSVQGLRIRISGQDSQRGTFSHRHAVLHDVYDGHTYMPLRHLAADQAPVEIYNSPLSEAGVLGFEYGYSLDCPDGLVVWEAQFGDFCNAAQVIIDQFIVSAEDKWNRLSGLVLLLPHSFEGQGPEHSSARLERFLSLSAKDNIQVVNPTTPAQFFHLLRRQVLRVWRKPLVVMTPKSLLRNPKVVSTLQECAEGSFLRVIPDAAPAGRKINRVLLCSGKIYYELEQKRTDLKRDDVAIVRIEQLYPIPKEPLKAALANCADRTPVFWVQEEPENMGAWRFLRGNFGDHLFDRLPLAGIYRQSAASPATGSASSHRLEQEQLLMAAFGEG; this comes from the coding sequence ATGAACGACGTCGATCAGCCGGTAAACAGCCTCAGCCTCTCCTTCGAGGAGGCGCTTTATGCCAATTACGTGCGCGACCCGGATAGCGTCTCGCCCGACTGGAGGCAATACTTCGAGGAGCTGAGCCGCGGCGACCGCTTGGCAAACGGCGCCGGTTCCAACGGTCGCGAAGACGCGAACGGCCACGGTGAAAATGGTGCCGTTGCGAATGGCGATTCAGCATTGGCGGGCAATGGTCACAAGCTGCGACTCGGTCCGCAATTCCGGCCCGGCAGCTTGTTCGCCGCGCCGCCGCGGAAGCGTGCCAGCATCGGCCAGCCGCCTGCTGCTTCTCCGCCGGTCGCCGTCCGCGCTGCCGGCGCGGCAACGGCTCTATCAAAACCAAGCGGCGGCCTGCCGGGCACACCGCTCGCCGCTTCCGCGCCCGACGATGTGGCCATCCTGCAGGATCGCGTCGATCAGTTGATCCGTGCCTATCGCGTCCGTGGCCACATGGTTGCCAACATCGATCCGTTGGGCCGCCCGCGCCCCGAATTGCCCGAATTGGACCCGCGCACGTACGGCTTCACGGAAGCCGACATGAATCGCACGTTTTCGACCGACACGATCGAAGGCCCGCAGGTGATGACGTTGCGGCGGATCCTCGAGCGGCTGTGGAACACCTATTGCCGGTCGATCGGCGTGCAGTTCATGCACATGGACGATTTCGCCGTGCGGCAATGGCTGCAAGTGCGGATGGAAGGCTCGGAAAATCGGCTCACGCTGAGCCGCCGCGAGCAGTATCGCATTTTGATGCATCTCACGAATGCGGCCGTGTTCGAGGAGTTCATCCAAAAGCGATTCTTGGGGGCCAAAAGCTTTTCCCTCGAAGGGGCGGAAACCCTGATCCCCCTCTTGGAAATGGCCATCGAGCGGGCCGGCGAACAGCGGACCGATGAAATCGTGTTGGCGATGGCCCATCGCGGGCGATTGAATGTGTTGGCCAATATCATGGGCAAGAGCCCGCAACAAATCTTCCGCGAATTCGCCGATATCGATCCCGAGCTGCATATCGGCCGCGGCGACGTGAAATATCATCTCGGCCATAGCACCGACTGGGTCACGTCCGGCGGCAAGAAGGTGCACCTCTCGCTTTGCTTCAACCCCAGCCATTTGGAATTCGTCGATCCGGTGGCCATCGGCCGGGTGCGGGCGAAGCAAGACCGAGTCGACGATTTGCGGCGCCGCCGCGGGCTTTGCTTGTTGATCCACGGCGATGCGGCATTTGCCGGCGAGGGCATCATTCAGGAGACGCTCAATCTCAGCCAATTGCAGGCCTATACGATCGGCGGAACGCTGCACGTCGTCGTGAACAACCAGATCGGATTCACCACCAGCCCGTCGGAAGCCCGTTCGAGCACCTATGCCACCGACGTGGCCAAGATGCTGCAGATTCCGATCTTCCACGTCAACGGCGAAGACCCCGAGGCGGTGGCGCAAGTGGTTCGGCTGGCGATGGATTTCCGCCGCGAGTTTCAGCGCGACGTGGTGATCGACATGTATTGCTATCGCCGCCGCGGGCATAACGAGGGCGACGAACCGGCGTTCACGCAGCCGGAGCTCTACCGGGCGATCGAGAAGCATAAGTCGGTGCATGAAAGCTATCTCGATCGGATGCTCGAGCTGGGCGGCATCTCGCGCGAAGAGGCGGAGCATGTCAGCAATTTGCAGCGCGAAAGGCTGGAAAAAGAACTGTCGGTGGCCAAGAGCGATGCTTATGTGCCGCGGAGCGATATCGCCGGATTTTGGGCGTTTTATATCGGCGGCCGCGAGCGCGAGGCGGCGGAGTGCGATACGGGCTTGAAAGAATCGATGCTCCGCGAACTGCTGGAAAAGCAAGCCCGGGCGCCGGCCGATTTCCATCCCCATCCCAAGATTCGCCGCTTGCTCGATCTGCGGCATGAAATGGCCACCGGCAGCAAGCCGCTCGATTGGGCCGCCGGCGAAGCGCTCGCGCTCGCCAGCCTCTCCGTGCAAGGACTGCGCATCCGCATCAGCGGGCAAGACAGCCAGCGCGGCACGTTCAGCCATCGCCACGCGGTGCTCCACGACGTTTACGATGGCCACACCTACATGCCGCTACGTCATCTCGCGGCCGACCAGGCGCCGGTCGAAATCTACAACAGCCCGCTCTCGGAAGCGGGTGTGCTGGGCTTCGAATACGGCTATAGCCTCGATTGCCCCGACGGCCTGGTGGTGTGGGAAGCGCAGTTCGGCGACTTTTGCAACGCTGCCCAGGTGATCATCGATCAGTTCATCGTCAGCGCCGAAGACAAGTGGAATCGGCTGAGCGGGCTCGTGCTGCTATTGCCGCACAGTTTCGAAGGACAAGGGCCGGAACACTCGAGCGCCCGGCTCGAACGCTTTTTGTCGCTGAGCGCGAAGGACAACATTCAGGTCGTGAATCCGACGACGCCGGCTCAATTTTTCCACCTGTTGCGCCGCCAGGTGCTGCGGGTTTGGCGGAAGCCGCTGGTCGTTATGACGCCCAAGAGCCTGTTGCGGAATCCGAAAGTTGTTTCCACGCTGCAGGAATGCGCTGAAGGAAGTTTTTTGCGCGTGATCCCCGACGCCGCGCCGGCCGGCCGGAAGATCAACCGCGTGCTGCTCTGCTCCGGCAAGATTTATTACGAGTTGGAGCAGAAGCGGACGGATCTGAAGCGCGACGACGTTGCGATCGTGCGGATCGAGCAGCTTTATCCAATTCCCAAGGAACCGCTCAAGGCGGCGCTGGCCAACTGCGCCGATCGCACGCCGGTCTTCTGGGTGCAAGAAGAGCCGGAGAACATGGGCGCGTGGCGATTCTTGCGCGGCAATTTCGGCGATCACCTTTTCGACCGTCTTCCCTTGGCCGGCATCTACCGTCAAAGCGCCGCCAGCCCCGCCACCGGCAGCGCCAGCAGCCATCGCCTCGAACAAGAGCAACTGCTGATGGCCGCATTCGGAGAAGGCTGA